From the Billgrantia sulfidoxydans genome, one window contains:
- the betA gene encoding choline dehydrogenase, with amino-acid sequence MSQIREFDYVIIGAGSAGNVLATRLTEDADVSVLLLEAGGPDYRFDFRTQMPAALAYPLQGKRYNWAFETDPEPHMNGRRMECGRGKGLGGSSLINGMCYIRGNALDYDNWASMAGLEDWRYADCLPYFRKAECRDIGPNAYHGGDGPVSVATPKEGNNELYRAFVDAGVQAGYPETEDVNGYQQEGFGPMDRFVTPKGRRASTARGYLDQAKQRANLTIETHATTDVIEFEGKRAVGVRYLRRGQAHQVRARREVLLCAGAIASPQILLRSGVGNPEHLREFDIPVVHDLPGVGENLQDHLEMYIQYECKQPITLYPALKWFNQPKIGAEWLFLGSGIGASNQFESCAFIRTHDEEPWPNLQYHFLPIAISYNGKSAVQAHGFQAHVGSMRSESRGRIRLTSRDPKAAPSILFNYMSREKDWQEFRDAIRLTREIIAQPAMDPYRGREISPGPDVQGDEELDAFVREHAETAYHPCGSCRMGGGDDAVVDGQGRVHGLEGLRVVDASLFPVIPTGNLNAPTIMLAEKIADRIRGREPLPPSDAPYYVAGDSPARREPQRRLI; translated from the coding sequence ATGTCCCAGATTCGTGAATTCGACTACGTCATCATCGGCGCCGGTTCCGCCGGCAACGTGCTGGCCACCCGCCTCACCGAGGACGCGGACGTCAGCGTGCTGCTGCTCGAGGCCGGCGGCCCCGACTACCGCTTCGACTTCCGCACCCAGATGCCCGCCGCCCTGGCCTACCCGCTGCAGGGCAAGCGCTACAACTGGGCCTTCGAGACCGACCCGGAACCGCACATGAACGGTCGCCGCATGGAGTGCGGGCGTGGCAAGGGGCTCGGCGGCTCGTCGCTGATCAACGGCATGTGCTACATCCGCGGCAATGCCCTGGACTACGACAACTGGGCCAGCATGGCTGGGCTCGAGGACTGGCGCTACGCCGACTGCCTGCCCTACTTCAGGAAGGCCGAGTGCCGCGACATCGGCCCCAACGCCTACCACGGCGGCGACGGGCCGGTCAGCGTGGCCACGCCCAAGGAGGGCAACAACGAGCTCTACCGCGCCTTCGTCGATGCCGGTGTACAGGCGGGCTACCCCGAGACCGAGGACGTCAACGGCTACCAGCAGGAGGGCTTCGGCCCCATGGACCGTTTCGTCACCCCCAAAGGACGCCGCGCCTCCACCGCCCGCGGCTACCTCGACCAGGCCAAGCAGCGCGCCAACCTCACCATCGAGACCCACGCCACCACCGACGTGATCGAGTTCGAGGGCAAGCGTGCCGTGGGCGTGCGCTACCTGCGCCGCGGCCAGGCCCACCAGGTCCGCGCCCGACGTGAGGTGCTGCTGTGCGCGGGCGCCATCGCCTCGCCGCAGATCCTGCTGCGCTCGGGGGTCGGCAACCCGGAGCACCTGCGCGAATTCGACATTCCGGTGGTGCACGACCTGCCCGGTGTCGGCGAGAACCTGCAGGACCACCTGGAGATGTACATCCAGTACGAGTGCAAGCAGCCAATCACGCTCTACCCAGCGCTGAAGTGGTTCAATCAGCCGAAGATCGGCGCGGAATGGCTGTTTCTCGGCAGCGGCATCGGTGCCAGCAATCAGTTCGAGTCGTGCGCCTTCATCCGTACCCACGACGAGGAGCCCTGGCCCAACCTGCAGTATCACTTCCTGCCCATCGCCATCAGCTATAACGGCAAGAGTGCGGTGCAGGCACACGGCTTCCAGGCCCACGTGGGTTCGATGCGCTCGGAGAGCCGCGGGCGCATTCGCCTTACCTCACGCGACCCCAAGGCGGCCCCCAGCATCCTGTTCAACTACATGTCGAGGGAGAAGGATTGGCAGGAGTTCCGCGATGCCATTCGCCTGACCCGCGAGATCATCGCCCAGCCCGCCATGGACCCCTACCGCGGCCGCGAGATCTCGCCGGGGCCGGACGTACAGGGCGACGAGGAGCTGGATGCCTTCGTGCGAGAACACGCCGAGACCGCCTACCACCCCTGCGGCAGCTGCCGCATGGGGGGAGGCGACGACGCGGTGGTCGACGGCCAGGGCCGCGTGCACGGCCTGGAGGGGCTGCGCGTGGTGGATGCCTCGCTGTTCCCGGTGATTCCCACCGGCAACCTCAACGCACCGACCATCATGTTGGCCGAGAAGATCGCCGACCGCATCCGCGGCCGTGAACCGTTGCCACCTTCCGACGCGCCCTACTACGTGGCCGGCGACAGCCCGGCCAGGCGCGAGCCCCAGCGTCGCCTCATTTAA